In Musa acuminata AAA Group cultivar baxijiao chromosome BXJ2-10, Cavendish_Baxijiao_AAA, whole genome shotgun sequence, a genomic segment contains:
- the LOC135625428 gene encoding DNA repair RAD52-like protein 1, mitochondrial isoform X2: MASFVRTRLCDRRASAVSRSYAVAADARPSSASPNSANERPAALKPATVDEEEVPTSGICRPLSEILRELNKKVPDLLIRTRVENGVATRHIPWHFINRILNVHAPEWSGEIRSIVYSTDGSSVSVSEVHFHQTLQI; the protein is encoded by the exons ATGGCGAGCTTTGTCCGAACCCGCCTCTGCGACCGCCGCGCGTCCGCGGTCTCTCGCTCCTACGCCGTTGCGGCCGACGCCAGACCTTCTTCCGCCTCGCCCAACTCGGCGAACGAGAGACCTGCCGCGCTGAAGCCGGCGACGGTGGATGAAGAGGAGGTCCCCACGTCGGGCATCTGCCGCCCCCTTTCGGAGATCCTCAGGGAGCTTAACAAGAAGGTCCCGGATTTGCTCATCAGGACCCGCGTAGAAAACGGCGTGGCCACCAGACACATCCCTTG GCACTTCATCAATCGAATTCTGAATGTACATGCTCCTG AATGGTCTGGTGAGATTCGAAGCATTGTGTATTCAACGGATGGGAGTTCAGTCTCAGTCTCTGAGGTACATTTTCATCAGACCTTGCAAATTTAG
- the LOC135625428 gene encoding DNA repair RAD52-like protein 1, mitochondrial isoform X5, with the protein MASFVRTRLCDRRASAVSRSYAVAADARPSSASPNSANERPAALKPATVDEEEVPTSGICRPLSEILRELNKKVPDLLIRTRVENGVATRHIPWHFINRILNVHAPEWSGEIRSIVYSTDGSSVSVSEED; encoded by the exons ATGGCGAGCTTTGTCCGAACCCGCCTCTGCGACCGCCGCGCGTCCGCGGTCTCTCGCTCCTACGCCGTTGCGGCCGACGCCAGACCTTCTTCCGCCTCGCCCAACTCGGCGAACGAGAGACCTGCCGCGCTGAAGCCGGCGACGGTGGATGAAGAGGAGGTCCCCACGTCGGGCATCTGCCGCCCCCTTTCGGAGATCCTCAGGGAGCTTAACAAGAAGGTCCCGGATTTGCTCATCAGGACCCGCGTAGAAAACGGCGTGGCCACCAGACACATCCCTTG GCACTTCATCAATCGAATTCTGAATGTACATGCTCCTG AATGGTCTGGTGAGATTCGAAGCATTGTGTATTCAACGGATGGGAGTTCAGTCTCAGTCTCTGAG GAGGATTGA
- the LOC135625428 gene encoding DNA repair RAD52-like protein 1, mitochondrial isoform X3, protein MASFVRTRLCDRRASAVSRSYAVAADARPSSASPNSANERPAALKPATVDEEEVPTSGICRPLSEILRELNKKVPDLLIRTRVENGVATRHIPWHFINRILNVHAPEWSGEIRSIVYSTDGSSVSVSEVAQLQQQE, encoded by the exons ATGGCGAGCTTTGTCCGAACCCGCCTCTGCGACCGCCGCGCGTCCGCGGTCTCTCGCTCCTACGCCGTTGCGGCCGACGCCAGACCTTCTTCCGCCTCGCCCAACTCGGCGAACGAGAGACCTGCCGCGCTGAAGCCGGCGACGGTGGATGAAGAGGAGGTCCCCACGTCGGGCATCTGCCGCCCCCTTTCGGAGATCCTCAGGGAGCTTAACAAGAAGGTCCCGGATTTGCTCATCAGGACCCGCGTAGAAAACGGCGTGGCCACCAGACACATCCCTTG GCACTTCATCAATCGAATTCTGAATGTACATGCTCCTG AATGGTCTGGTGAGATTCGAAGCATTGTGTATTCAACGGATGGGAGTTCAGTCTCAGTCTCTGAG GTGGCTCAACTTCAACAGCAGGAATGA
- the LOC135625429 gene encoding leghemoglobin reductase-like isoform X1, translated as MASLARRRAGDVFRPEAVRRAAVFCRGFAAAADENDVVVIGGGPGGYVAAIKAAQLGLKTTCIEKRGTLGGTCLNVGCIPSKIDVEAACEAVDEDEHDYTQQHVGGEVEQNPEHKGDRRVDDTGVEDGHRGRYVYYMRY; from the exons ATGGCGAGCTTGGCGAGGCGGAGGGCTGGAGATGTTTTCCGGCCGGAGGCGGTGCGCCGAGCTGCCGTGTTCTGCCGGGGATTCGCGGCGGCGGCGGACGAGAACGACGTGGTAGTGATCGGCGGCGGGCCCGGTGGGTACGTGGCGGCTATCAAGGCCGCGCAGTTGGGGCTCAAGACGACCTGCATCGAGAAGCGGGGGACGCTCGGTGGCACCTGCCTTAACGTCGGATGCATCCCCTCGAAG ATAGATGTAGAGGCCGCCTGCGAAGCAGTCGATGAAGACGAACATGACTACACGCAACAGCATGTCGGCGGTGAGGTGGAGCAGAATCCGGAGCACAAAGGCGACCGCCGAGTAGACGATACGGGCGTAGAAGACGGGCACCGCGGTCGATATGTGTATTATATGAGATATTAA
- the LOC135625428 gene encoding DNA repair RAD52-like protein 1, mitochondrial isoform X1 yields the protein MASFVRTRLCDRRASAVSRSYAVAADARPSSASPNSANERPAALKPATVDEEEVPTSGICRPLSEILRELNKKVPDLLIRTRVENGVATRHIPWHFINRILNVHAPEWSGEIRSIVYSTDGSSVSVSEDKWVHATPMNFPQKTC from the exons ATGGCGAGCTTTGTCCGAACCCGCCTCTGCGACCGCCGCGCGTCCGCGGTCTCTCGCTCCTACGCCGTTGCGGCCGACGCCAGACCTTCTTCCGCCTCGCCCAACTCGGCGAACGAGAGACCTGCCGCGCTGAAGCCGGCGACGGTGGATGAAGAGGAGGTCCCCACGTCGGGCATCTGCCGCCCCCTTTCGGAGATCCTCAGGGAGCTTAACAAGAAGGTCCCGGATTTGCTCATCAGGACCCGCGTAGAAAACGGCGTGGCCACCAGACACATCCCTTG GCACTTCATCAATCGAATTCTGAATGTACATGCTCCTG AATGGTCTGGTGAGATTCGAAGCATTGTGTATTCAACGGATGGGAGTTCAGTCTCAGTCTCTGAG GACAAATGGGTGCATGCAACTCCGATGAATTTTCCACAGAAAACCTGCTAG
- the LOC135625429 gene encoding uncharacterized protein LOC135625429 isoform X2, with amino-acid sequence MASLARRRAGDVFRPEAVRRAAVFCRGFAAAADENDVVVIGGGPGGYVAAIKAAQLGLKTTCIEKRGTLGGTCLNVGCIPSKVDRCRGRLRSSR; translated from the exons ATGGCGAGCTTGGCGAGGCGGAGGGCTGGAGATGTTTTCCGGCCGGAGGCGGTGCGCCGAGCTGCCGTGTTCTGCCGGGGATTCGCGGCGGCGGCGGACGAGAACGACGTGGTAGTGATCGGCGGCGGGCCCGGTGGGTACGTGGCGGCTATCAAGGCCGCGCAGTTGGGGCTCAAGACGACCTGCATCGAGAAGCGGGGGACGCTCGGTGGCACCTGCCTTAACGTCGGATGCATCCCCTCGAAG GTAGATAGATGTAGAGGCCGCCTGCGAAGCAGTCGATGA
- the LOC135625428 gene encoding DNA repair RAD52-like protein 1, mitochondrial isoform X4 has protein sequence MASFVRTRLCDRRASAVSRSYAVAADARPSSASPNSANERPAALKPATVDEEEVPTSGICRPLSEILRELNKKVPDLLIRTRVENGVATRHIPWHFINRILNVHAPEWSGEIRSIVYSTDGSSVSVSEEL, from the exons ATGGCGAGCTTTGTCCGAACCCGCCTCTGCGACCGCCGCGCGTCCGCGGTCTCTCGCTCCTACGCCGTTGCGGCCGACGCCAGACCTTCTTCCGCCTCGCCCAACTCGGCGAACGAGAGACCTGCCGCGCTGAAGCCGGCGACGGTGGATGAAGAGGAGGTCCCCACGTCGGGCATCTGCCGCCCCCTTTCGGAGATCCTCAGGGAGCTTAACAAGAAGGTCCCGGATTTGCTCATCAGGACCCGCGTAGAAAACGGCGTGGCCACCAGACACATCCCTTG GCACTTCATCAATCGAATTCTGAATGTACATGCTCCTG AATGGTCTGGTGAGATTCGAAGCATTGTGTATTCAACGGATGGGAGTTCAGTCTCAGTCTCTGAG GAACTGTAA